A region from the Micrococcus cohnii genome encodes:
- a CDS encoding dienelactone hydrolase family protein has product MAQIILVHHARGLTDGVRALAEQIAAGGHTVHTPDLYDGRVFDTDDAGLAHLEALGDEFLARGIAAAAEHRSASVIAGIGAGLRPAFKAAQTVPAFRACIGVSAALPLNAYAPLWMPHVALQLHLASRDRHVIDAALPLARSYAATAEKPDNPADLFEYDTDAHLFMDTTDPGYDPALTETLVRRIHELLA; this is encoded by the coding sequence ATGGCCCAGATCATCCTCGTCCACCACGCCCGCGGCCTCACCGACGGCGTGCGCGCCCTCGCCGAGCAGATCGCCGCCGGCGGCCACACCGTGCACACCCCGGACCTCTACGACGGACGTGTGTTCGACACCGACGACGCCGGCCTGGCCCACCTCGAGGCCCTCGGCGACGAGTTCCTCGCCCGGGGCATCGCCGCCGCCGCCGAACACCGTTCCGCCTCCGTCATCGCTGGCATCGGAGCCGGTCTGCGCCCCGCCTTCAAGGCCGCCCAGACCGTCCCCGCCTTCCGCGCCTGCATCGGCGTCTCCGCCGCCCTGCCACTGAACGCCTACGCCCCACTCTGGATGCCCCACGTCGCCCTCCAGCTACACCTGGCCTCCCGGGACCGGCACGTCATCGACGCCGCCCTGCCCCTGGCCCGCTCCTACGCCGCCACCGCCGAAAAGCCGGACAACCCCGCCGACCTCTTCGAATACGACACCGACGCGCACCTGTTCATGGACACCACCGACCCCGGCTACGACCCCGCCCTCACCGAGACGCTCGTGCGCCGCATCCACGAACTGCTCGCATGA
- a CDS encoding class I SAM-dependent methyltransferase — MTGHRHDHAAQGRAPTGLSAPPAATDPRQLWEQRYGDGQVWSGRVNTTTAALVDPLPPGRSLDLGCGEGGDVLHLARRGWHALGVDISTHAIARARQAAADRAHKLTGTAAFHALDLSADDDAWDRLAGSGGLDLVTASFLQSPVALDRARILSRAAHALAPGGRLVVVSHGAPPAWAPPEFADDPARFPSPQDELDTIGARGCATGLRVLIAEQRDRPATGPDGQHDTLVDTVVVVERL; from the coding sequence ATGACCGGCCACCGACACGACCATGCAGCGCAGGGCCGGGCACCCACGGGGCTCTCTGCTCCGCCCGCCGCCACCGACCCGCGTCAGCTCTGGGAGCAGCGCTACGGCGACGGACAGGTCTGGTCTGGCCGCGTCAACACCACCACCGCCGCACTCGTTGACCCGCTGCCACCTGGCCGCAGCCTCGATCTCGGCTGCGGCGAAGGTGGCGACGTCCTCCACCTCGCCCGCCGCGGCTGGCACGCCCTCGGGGTCGACATCTCGACCCACGCGATCGCCCGCGCCCGCCAGGCCGCCGCGGACCGTGCCCACAAGCTCACCGGCACCGCCGCCTTCCACGCCCTCGACCTCTCCGCAGACGACGACGCCTGGGACCGCCTCGCCGGATCGGGCGGCCTCGACCTGGTGACCGCCAGCTTCCTGCAATCCCCCGTCGCCCTCGACCGCGCCCGGATCCTCTCGCGCGCCGCCCACGCCTTGGCCCCCGGAGGACGCCTCGTCGTCGTCTCGCACGGCGCTCCCCCTGCCTGGGCTCCGCCCGAGTTTGCCGACGACCCTGCCCGCTTCCCCTCGCCCCAGGACGAGCTGGACACCATCGGTGCCCGAGGCTGCGCCACCGGGCTGCGCGTCCTGATCGCCGAACAGCGCGACCGCCCCGCCACCGGCCCCGACGGGCAGCACGACACGCTCGTCGACACCGTCGTGGTCGTCGAACGCCTCTGA
- a CDS encoding MFS transporter, whose protein sequence is MDFSAYGRLLADGRIRNLLLVGFIARFPHTAAGVILTLHVAVTLGEGYGQAGLAAAAMTLGIAVGSPWRGRAIDVQGLRRALVPSVVMEALVWSLVPWVPYPWMLALVFVGGVFSLPIFSVVRQGLGVLTHGRHRQTAFALDSIITETIFMMGPALGAVVAASWSSAWGLMIVGWSAALGGLLLIWFNPPTRSTQVSGVGPEAYTEADDREQALAQAVQGAPMHLDVTAPDLATGAIPVVTDAIPAITGSMPMIAPDGSGPVAAGVDRPDGVTAVGEGATADGVVVTRAERLRLWRVRAFGWVSPPALAVLVVAMAAGIVLVGTEVTMVAELERVGLAGSVGVVYAFWCGASAIGGLLYGAWGRDVPPLVLMGLFALFTVPMAFVDGVWALAFASLPSGLLTSPTLAAASSRLSTLVAEERRGEAMGYYGSAMTAGAAMGAPLVGLFIDAFHPWVGYLVVAAAGLVLVCVAGALTVLRRRRVSRAAG, encoded by the coding sequence ATGGATTTCAGCGCATACGGGCGGTTGCTTGCCGACGGGAGGATCAGGAATCTGCTGCTCGTCGGGTTCATCGCCCGGTTCCCGCACACCGCGGCCGGCGTGATCCTGACGTTGCACGTGGCGGTCACCCTCGGGGAAGGCTATGGGCAGGCCGGGCTGGCGGCGGCGGCGATGACGCTGGGCATCGCGGTGGGTTCGCCGTGGCGTGGCCGGGCGATCGATGTGCAGGGCCTGCGGCGTGCCCTCGTGCCGTCGGTGGTGATGGAGGCACTGGTGTGGTCCCTGGTGCCGTGGGTGCCCTACCCGTGGATGCTCGCCCTCGTGTTCGTGGGCGGGGTGTTCTCCCTGCCGATCTTCTCCGTGGTGCGGCAGGGCCTGGGGGTGCTCACGCACGGACGGCACCGGCAGACCGCGTTCGCGCTGGACTCGATCATCACGGAGACGATCTTCATGATGGGCCCGGCGCTCGGGGCGGTCGTGGCCGCGTCCTGGTCGAGCGCGTGGGGGCTGATGATCGTCGGTTGGTCCGCGGCGCTGGGCGGGCTGCTGCTGATCTGGTTCAATCCGCCGACTCGGTCGACGCAGGTGTCGGGGGTCGGGCCCGAGGCGTACACGGAGGCCGACGACCGGGAGCAGGCGCTCGCGCAGGCGGTGCAGGGCGCACCGATGCACCTGGACGTGACCGCGCCGGATCTGGCGACGGGGGCGATCCCGGTGGTCACGGACGCGATCCCTGCGATCACCGGGTCGATGCCGATGATCGCGCCCGACGGGTCCGGTCCGGTCGCTGCCGGCGTCGATCGGCCGGACGGCGTGACCGCGGTCGGGGAGGGCGCCACCGCCGATGGCGTGGTCGTGACGCGGGCCGAGCGGCTGCGGTTGTGGCGGGTGCGCGCCTTCGGCTGGGTGAGTCCGCCGGCGCTCGCCGTGTTGGTGGTGGCGATGGCGGCCGGCATTGTGCTGGTCGGCACGGAGGTGACGATGGTCGCCGAGCTCGAGCGGGTCGGTCTGGCCGGTTCGGTGGGTGTGGTCTATGCGTTCTGGTGCGGGGCGTCGGCGATCGGAGGCCTGCTCTACGGGGCGTGGGGCAGGGATGTGCCTCCGCTGGTGCTGATGGGCCTGTTCGCGCTGTTCACGGTGCCGATGGCGTTCGTCGATGGGGTGTGGGCGCTCGCGTTCGCGTCGCTGCCCTCGGGTCTGTTGACCTCCCCGACGCTGGCGGCGGCGTCCTCGCGCCTGTCGACGCTGGTGGCGGAGGAGCGTCGCGGCGAGGCGATGGGCTATTACGGGTCGGCGATGACGGCCGGCGCGGCGATGGGCGCCCCGCTGGTGGGGCTGTTCATCGACGCGTTCCACCCGTGGGTGGGCTACCTGGTCGTCGCGGCGGCCGGGCTGGTGCTGGTGTGCGTGGCGGGCGCGCTGACGGTGCTGCGTCGGCGGCGTGTCTCGCGTGCGGCCGGCTGA